The genomic interval TGTTAATCAAAAAGAATACATCGAAAAGTATCAATTAATTCCCACTTTCGCAATTAATCAAATTTTATTAGATTATATGGATTATAAAGAGTCTTCAATTATTCTTGATTCTTTTCAGACAATCAAATATGATCGTAATGATAAGCAAGTTGTTGTTAATGATAAAAAACTTAATCATGAAGAACTCATTGACCTTTTATTTAATCAAACACTTAATAGGAAGAATTTATTTACTATTTTAGAAGAATTTATTAATAATTATTATGAAAAATGCATAAATCATTACAAAAAAATATATTCTATTAATAAGGAAAAAATTGACAGTGAAGAACCTAGTCCATTAGCTTTATTTATTGTTACATTTGGAATTATTGGTATTATTATTGTTTTAATTAAAGTAATGGGATATTTTTAAAAAATGGAGGAATATATATGAAATATTTATGCCCTATATGCGGACACACTTTAGCAACAGAAGATTTAAATATCTACACTTGTATCAATTGTGATGAAATTTTTACCATCGATGAATTAGAAGAAGAGTATGGACTTACCTCTTCATGTAGTAACTGCCAAACAGATTAATCCTAATGTGAGGCGATAAAATGGCGATTAATTCAATGCTTTTAGATTCAATTGAAAATGAATTAATACAAAATCAACAGACATCTTATCAAAAGGTTATTCCAATAAAGAATTATTCTTATGAAACAAAAATAACCTTAGACTATTTAATTGATAAATATGGTGGATTTATTAATCGTTATGATGACAAAATCATCCTATATATTAATAATTCCCTTCATAAAAATAATGACACACCAAAAGCAAATGAAGAAAACAAATATGTCTCTTTAAGATTTGAAAGAATTAATACTTCTATCAATAGTTTTAATGATCGCTTATCAATAGTAGAAGATAAAATAAGTCGTCTAATTACTGAACAAAACAAACAACTCACCTTTCAAAATAAAAATCTACAAAGTTATTTAAGCTATTTCAAAACAAATGAAAATAAAAAAGAAGCAGATCGTTTACTTAAAGAAATATTAAATCATCATTAAACAGGCATTATTTCCATTTATATCACATAAACTTAACATAGGTGATATAAATGGAGGAACATATTCATTATACGGTATGTTGGGGAGATAGTTTCGAAAGTATTGCCAATCGTTTTGGTGTTTCTTCCCAAGAAATAAAATCTACAAATTCCATAGACGAGATTTATACTGGAAAAATTTTAATCATTCCTAATAAAACTGAGGAAATCCCTATTAAGAAGATTATTATTAACAAATCTTTAGGAGATTACCTAAAACGACACGCTAAGAAAAAGCACATTTTCAATTTTTATTCTTATAAAAAATCACATCAATAATCGATGTGATTTTTTACTTTAAATGTCTAATTAATAAGTTTTCCACAGATTTTTTAAGAGCTTCAGTTGTTTTCACTTCAATTACAACTCTCATTTGATTCCTTTTCGCAAATTCTAACTTATCATATAAATTGATAATACCTTTAAATAAAACCTGGTGGTCTGTGACTTTATCATAATCATGTAGATGCATATGTTTAACTTTTTCACCTAATTTTTGATAAATAGGTTCTACATTATAGTTTGATTTGGCATCATGTCCAATATCATAAGTAAAATACAAATCCTCAATATTTTTTAATTTTAAAAAAACATTTTCTAAAAAAGAAGGCACCCGTGTATTTTCGATACAAACCTTAATATGATAAGGTTTTGCGATAGCTATTAATTTTTTAAAAGCTTCTGTTAAATTAGTGATATACTTATCTATATTTTTTTCATATGACCATACAATTTTATCTGGAAGAGTAATCCTTACACCTGGTAATAAATGAACATTTATAGTTTCAACACCTATTTTAGCTCCATATTCAACATAACGTTGAAATAAAGCAATATTGGCATCTTGTACCTCTTCATAAAATGTTCCAAAATCAATTTCTTCTGGAAAATGCATTGTAAAATCAATTTGATATTTATCTCTTAATAAATTTATTTTTTTTATATTATTGTTTTCTGGTAGACAATAAAACATATTCATATTTAGTTCCACAAAATCGAGTTGCAATTTTTTACAGAATAACACATTTTCTTCAATTGAATTAAATTCAACTAAAGAAGGCATTCCATATTTCAACTTCATAATACCCCTACCTTCTTCTATCTTTTATTAAACATTTCTTCCCATTTCCAATTAAATCAAATCTGCCTGCTTTTTCTAAAGCCTCTCTTACTAAATTGTAATTTTTAGGACGATTATACTGTATTAATGCTCTTTGCATTGCTTTTTCATGTCTTGATTTTGGCACATATACTTTTTCAAAATTCCTAGGGTCTAACCCTGTATAATACATACAAGTTGAAACAGTACCTGGTGTTGGATAGAAGTCTTGGACTTGCTCAGGTATATATTTCATATCTCGTAAATATTCGGCAAGTTCAATTGCGGCATTTAAATCACTACCAGGATGGCTACTCATTAAATAAGGAACAAGAAACTGGTTTTTGTCATATCTCTTATTAATCTGTTTATATTTATTAACAAATTTATCATACAACTGACGATTTGGTTTTCCCATTTTATCTAGTACTCGAGGAGAAACATGTTCTGGTGCTACTTTTAATTGACCAGAAATATGATGTTTTACTAAGTCATTAAAAAATGTATCATCTTTATCATACATTAAATAATCATAACGAATTCCTGAACGAATAAAGACCTTTTTCACTTTAGGTAATTTTCTTAATTTTCTTAATAATTTAACATATGATGAATGATCAACAATTAATTTCTTACATGGTCCAGGATGTAAACATTCTTTATTCACGCAGGTTCCATGTTCTATTTGTTTTTACAACTAGTTCTTTGAAAATTAGCAGTTGGTCCACCTACATCATGAATATAACCTTTAAAATCTTTATCTTCAGTTATTTTTTTTGCTTCATCTATAACCGATGATTCACTTCTTGTCGAAATAATTCTCCCTTGATGATGAGTTAGTGCACAAAAAGCACAAGACCCAAAGCACCCTCTATTTGAAATAATACTAAACTTAACTTCTTCAATCGCAGGAATTGGACCTGTTTTATTATAAATAGGATGATAATTTCTTTCATAAGGTAATGAATACACAAAATCCATTTCTTCTTGCTTTAATGGAAATGCTGGTTTATTTTGTATTACATACCAATCTCGGTAAGGTTCAACAAGAACCTTAGAAACAATTGCATCAATATTTTCATGTTGGGTCTTAAAACTTTCAGCATATTTCTTTTTATCACTGATGATATCATCATAACTTGGTAAAAAATTCGGATGATAGATACGACTTAAATCCTTCGTTTTCCAAACAGTACCAGTAATATAAATTATATCCTTTATATCTAGACCACCATCTAATGCATCAGCAACTTCAATAATTGAATTATCAGCCATTCCATATATTAATAAATCTGCATGAGAATCTAAAAGAATAGAACGTCTTACTTTATCATCCCAATAATCATAATGAGCTAAACGACGCAAAGATGCTTCAACGCCACCTAAAATAATTGGAACATCTGAAAATAGACGTCTAATCATTTGTGAATAAATAATTGTTGCCCGATCAGGTCTTTTTCCCATTTCTCCATTAGGGGTATAATAATCTTTTTTCCGTCTTTTCTTAGCAACCGTATAATGATTTACCATGGAATCAATATTACCACCTGTTACTAAAAAAGCCAGTCTAGGACGCCCAAATTGTTTAAATTCCTCAGGATTTTTCCAATCAGGTTGTGGTAAAATGGCAACTCTGTATCCATAAGCTTCTAACACTCGCGAAATAATAGCAACACCAAAAGAGGGATGGTCCACGTACGCATCCCCCGAAACGAGTACAAAATCAACTTCTTCATACCCTTTTTCAATCATTTCTTGACGATTAATAGGTAAAAATGACATAAATTCACTTCCATAACTTTATTTATGTTTTTGCGCATATTTTATCGCATTCTCAAATAACTTATCACAAGATAACCCTGTCGGATTATTATGTAAACAATCCGTAATAACCTCTTCTTTATTGTAGAATTTAATTACATCAGAAATAGTAACTTCTTCTTTGTTTAACATTTTTACTGCATCTATTATATCATCTAAAGTTATTCTCCGACAATAACAAACATAATATTCATTTTTCTGACGTTTAAACCAGATAGGTACATTTAACTGACTTAATAATATTATTGCCTTATCAGGTGTAAAATAAGCAACATGACAAGTTTTATTTAAACATAAATAAAATTTTTCATCTTGATAGTGTTTTAATTGTTCTTTTATAAATGTAGTTGTCAAGTTTTCTACCGTCTCAAACGGAACTTCTAATCCTTGATTTCCACAAACTGGGCAACCATGTTCAACTTCATGACAACTTGAACAATGTCCACGGCACCCCGTACTACATTGATTTTTAGATTCTTCCATCATCTCACCTCAAATAAATAATTTTTATTATTTCTATAAATAATAACATATTATTTAAAGGAATAATAGATGGTTATTCAACATTAAATTTTTTTCCTTTAATTAAATACAATATTTGTTCGGAAATATTTGTTAAATGATCACCAGAACGTTCTATTTGCTTGTTTAAAACTAATGCACGAGAAATCATAAGTTGTTCTAATTCGTTATTCGAAAGTTTAAAGCGAGATAATAATTCATTAAAATTATCTTTATAAAGTATATCAATATCATTATCCATCAATAATGCTTCACGTGCTAAATTTTTATCTTCTTCCAAAAAGGCTTGCAAATTTATCTCTAGCATTTTAAATATTATATTAAACATTTCATCAAAATTAGAAATAATTTCACTAGCATTACCTACATTCATTTCTTTACCAGTAATAACATATTCTGCGATATTTTTCGCATAATCAGCAATTCTTTCTAATTCATAAGCAAGTTTATTAATCGTCATCACTCTTCTTAAATCAGAAGCAACTGGTTGATATCTAGCGATAACGATAATTGTTTCAAGATCAATATCTTCAGCCATCGAATTTATCTCTCCATCATTTTTAATGACTTCAAGCGCTAAATCACTATTAATTGTTTTGATTGAATGAATGACTTTTTTATACTGATCAATAATCATACTCACTAGATTCTTAATATCTAATCTTAATACTTCAATACTATCATCTAAAATACTTTTATTATTCGTCATAAAAAACCTCCATTTTTTTATCCAAACCTACCAGTGATATAATCTTCTGTCTGTTTATCATCTGGTAATGAAAATATCTTTTCAGTTTTATCAAACTCTATTAGTTCACCTAATAAGAAAAACGCTGTATTATCAGATATTCTTGCAGCTTGTTGCATAGAATGGGTTACGATAACAATCGTATAATTTTTCTTCAAATCAGCCATTAATTCTTCTATCTTGGCTGTTGCAATTGGGTCTAAAGCACTTGTTGGTTCATCCATTAAAATAACATCTGGTTCCATCGCGATGGCTCTTGCAATACATAGACGCTGTTGTTGTCCACCGGATAAACTTAAAGCTGATTTTTTTAATCGGTCCTTTACTTCCTCCCATAATGCTGCTCCTTTCAAGGACTTTTCCACAATTTCATTCAATCTCTTTTTGTCTTTTATTCCTTGACATCTTGGCCCATAAGCAACATTATCATAAATGCTTATTGGAAATGGATTTGGTCTTTGAAATACCATCCCAACTTTAGTACGTAATTTAATGACATCATAATTTTTATAAATATCCTGTTTGTCTAATAATATTGTACCATCTATTTTTACATTTTCAATTAAATCGTTCATTCTATTTAATGTCCTTAAAAAAGTTGATTTTCCACAACCTGAGGGTCCAATTAAAGCAGTTACTTCTTTTTTAGAAATATCGATCGTTATATTTTTTAATGCTTGAAAATTACCATAGAATAAATTTAAATTTTTTACATTAAATTTAATATTACTCACTTGTTACACTCCTCTTTAATAAGTTGCTTTACTTAATTTACTTGAAATTAATCGAGATATAATATTTAAAATAAAAACAATTACTAATATTACAATTCCTATGGCACAGGCCATTTCTATATTTCCAAATTCTTTAGTTTCCACATAAGCTCTTACTGTTAAAGTAGTTCCTGTTTGAAAAACAGATAAATTTCCTGTTACAGGATTAATAGGTAATTTAGCAAATGTCCCCAATGTAAATAATAACGCAGCTGATTCTCCTACAATACGACCAACAGATAATATTACACCCACTAAAATACCTGGAATTGAGGAAGGAAGAATTACTTTCCATAATGTTTGGAATCGATTAGCACCTAAACCATACGAAGCTTCTTTATAAAAAGTAGGTACTGTTTTTAATGCTTCTTCCGTCGTTCTTATCACAAAAGGTAATAATAAAATGGACAAGGTTAATGCTCCCGATAGTTGAGATGTTTGATACCCAAATATTTTCATATTGGGTATATGTATTCCAAGGAGATTAAAATTTCCAAAAGTCATTCCACGTACAAAAAGTAACATTCCAAAAATACCATAGATAATTGATGGTATTCCTGTTAATGTTTCTATCGAAAAACGAATTAAATTAACTATTTTCCCTGGTTTTGCATACTCAACTAAATAAATCGCTGCTAGTATCCCAAGGGGGGTTGCGATAGCTAATGTTAATATAATCATCATTAATGTAGATATAATCAGAGGGAATATACCACCACCTGGGTTAATTATTTTCAATTCAATCGTATCACTCTGATCAATTAAATCTATCATTTCACCTGCTGTTTTTTCATCCGGATAATATGTTTCACCATTAACATTTAAATTTTCAATTAAATAACCACTATTCACCACTAATTTATCACCAGTTCCTAATTTCCCCTTCATTAATGGTGAATCTTCATCAATATAAGTGATTTTGTAATAGGATTTATTTTTACTATTTTTATAATCTTCTATTGTAAAGCCGAAATTATTAGAGAATAGTCCATCATTATTTGAAAACTGCTTTGCATGATAAGTGACATAATTTGTCGATTTTTCATAATCATTTTTTAAAAAAGAAAAATTTATTTTTCCCATGCCATTTACAAAAATGAAGCCAATAATCCACAATAAAACAAACAAGCAAATAACTGCAGCTAAATAAATTATTAAGTAAAAGATACTATCTTTACGGTTCCCTGTATTAGATTTTAATTTATTAAATAACTGAAACATTACCTATCACCTAACTTTCTTTTAATAATCAACAAGGTCATATTTACCAACATAATAAAAAAGAATAGTACAATCGCTGTCGAAAATAACATTTGAGCATGTAATTCAGCAGCATAACCTTGTTCTAAGGCAATGTTAGTTGTTAATAAACGTACTGGGTCCAATAGACTTGTAGGAATTCCTTGTTCAGGATTTCCTGCAACTAAGATTACTGCCATAGTCTCACCAATTGCTCTTCCGATTCCTAATACAACAGCTGCTAATATTCCTGAGCGTGCTGCAGGTAAAACAACTTTAAATATCGTTTGAATTTTAGATGCACCTAAAGCAAGGGATCCCTCCTTATAATCTTTAGGAACAGCACGAATGGCTGTCTCACAAATAGTAATAACAGTTGGCAAAATCATGATAGATAATACGATAACAACAGCTAATAATGATGTTCCAGAAGCACTCGATGAACCTAAAATATTTAATTTAAATCTTGATATCATTGGAACAATAACCGCTGCCCCAAATACCCCATATAAAACAGATGGTATCGCAGCTAGTAATTCAACTGCTGGTCTAACAATACTAGCTAATTTCTTTGGTGCAACTTCTGAAATAAATACAGCCGTTAAAATGGCAACAGGAACACCAAATAGCAATGCTCCAATTGTTGATAGTATAGATGATATAATCATAAAACCAACACCAAAAACATTTTGACTCGGATGCCAAGTGGTACCTGTAATAAAATTCCAAAAATGATATCTATAAGTTTCTAAATCAAAATAACGACTTAGATTTAATAAGGCTTCTTGACCCTGCGGGTCATTTTTTAATTTATCCACATATTCTTTAATAAACTGATTATTCGGCAAAAATGGTTTTATCCCTT from Mycoplasmatota bacterium carries:
- a CDS encoding (2Fe-2S)-binding protein, which produces MEESKNQCSTGCRGHCSSCHEVEHGCPVCGNQGLEVPFETVENLTTTFIKEQLKHYQDEKFYLCLNKTCHVAYFTPDKAIILLSQLNVPIWFKRQKNEYYVCYCRRITLDDIIDAVKMLNKEEVTISDVIKFYNKEEVITDCLHNNPTGLSCDKLFENAIKYAQKHK
- the pstA gene encoding phosphate ABC transporter permease PstA, which codes for MFQLFNKLKSNTGNRKDSIFYLIIYLAAVICLFVLLWIIGFIFVNGMGKINFSFLKNDYEKSTNYVTYHAKQFSNNDGLFSNNFGFTIEDYKNSKNKSYYKITYIDEDSPLMKGKLGTGDKLVVNSGYLIENLNVNGETYYPDEKTAGEMIDLIDQSDTIELKIINPGGGIFPLIISTLMMIILTLAIATPLGILAAIYLVEYAKPGKIVNLIRFSIETLTGIPSIIYGIFGMLLFVRGMTFGNFNLLGIHIPNMKIFGYQTSQLSGALTLSILLLPFVIRTTEEALKTVPTFYKEASYGLGANRFQTLWKVILPSSIPGILVGVILSVGRIVGESAALLFTLGTFAKLPINPVTGNLSVFQTGTTLTVRAYVETKEFGNIEMACAIGIVILVIVFILNIISRLISSKLSKATY
- the phoU gene encoding phosphate signaling complex protein PhoU, whose amino-acid sequence is MTNNKSILDDSIEVLRLDIKNLVSMIIDQYKKVIHSIKTINSDLALEVIKNDGEINSMAEDIDLETIIVIARYQPVASDLRRVMTINKLAYELERIADYAKNIAEYVITGKEMNVGNASEIISNFDEMFNIIFKMLEINLQAFLEEDKNLAREALLMDNDIDILYKDNFNELLSRFKLSNNELEQLMISRALVLNKQIERSGDHLTNISEQILYLIKGKKFNVE
- a CDS encoding sugar phosphate isomerase/epimerase yields the protein MKLKYGMPSLVEFNSIEENVLFCKKLQLDFVELNMNMFYCLPENNNIKKINLLRDKYQIDFTMHFPEEIDFGTFYEEVQDANIALFQRYVEYGAKIGVETINVHLLPGVRITLPDKIVWSYEKNIDKYITNLTEAFKKLIAIAKPYHIKVCIENTRVPSFLENVFLKLKNIEDLYFTYDIGHDAKSNYNVEPIYQKLGEKVKHMHLHDYDKVTDHQVLFKGIINLYDKLEFAKRNQMRVVIEVKTTEALKKSVENLLIRHLK
- the pstC gene encoding phosphate ABC transporter permease subunit PstC, which translates into the protein MAAILAVISVIVIIYYIFSEGIKPFLPNNQFIKEYVDKLKNDPQGQEALLNLSRYFDLETYRYHFWNFITGTTWHPSQNVFGVGFMIISSILSTIGALLFGVPVAILTAVFISEVAPKKLASIVRPAVELLAAIPSVLYGVFGAAVIVPMISRFKLNILGSSSASGTSLLAVVIVLSIMILPTVITICETAIRAVPKDYKEGSLALGASKIQTIFKVVLPAARSGILAAVVLGIGRAIGETMAVILVAGNPEQGIPTSLLDPVRLLTTNIALEQGYAAELHAQMLFSTAIVLFFFIMLVNMTLLIIKRKLGDR
- a CDS encoding phosphate ABC transporter ATP-binding protein, whose product is MSNIKFNVKNLNLFYGNFQALKNITIDISKKEVTALIGPSGCGKSTFLRTLNRMNDLIENVKIDGTILLDKQDIYKNYDVIKLRTKVGMVFQRPNPFPISIYDNVAYGPRCQGIKDKKRLNEIVEKSLKGAALWEEVKDRLKKSALSLSGGQQQRLCIARAIAMEPDVILMDEPTSALDPIATAKIEELMADLKKNYTIVIVTHSMQQAARISDNTAFFLLGELIEFDKTEKIFSLPDDKQTEDYITGRFG
- a CDS encoding LysM peptidoglycan-binding domain-containing protein — protein: MEEHIHYTVCWGDSFESIANRFGVSSQEIKSTNSIDEIYTGKILIIPNKTEEIPIKKIIINKSLGDYLKRHAKKKHIFNFYSYKKSHQ